In Rhipicephalus microplus isolate Deutch F79 chromosome 9, USDA_Rmic, whole genome shotgun sequence, one genomic interval encodes:
- the LOC119187263 gene encoding uncharacterized protein LOC119187263 isoform X1, with translation MDPCPELVSVPLHHGQPDPPGPDGGLHLKRCLVSGYTTSFKQRMQCHQRIHTELLPIPRRHGQLHRCLLCGYITPYNRRMQYHQRTHTDERPHKCNQCNKAFRQLGHLNDHVRIHTGERPFQCHLCPMNFSRKNRLVNHLATHRSKTS, from the exons AATTGGTTTCCGTGCCACTCCACCATGGCCAACCCGATCCTCCGGGCCCTGACGGAGGCTTGCACCTGAAGCGCTGTCTTGTGAGCGGCTACACCACATCTTTCAAGCAGCGCATGCAGTGCCACCAAAGAATTCACACGG AGTTGCTTCCCATCCCTCGCCGCCATGGCCAACTACATCGGTGTCTCTTGTGTGGCTATATCACACCTTACAACCGGCGCATGCAGTATCACCAGAGGACACATACAGACGAACGGCCGCACAAGTGCAATCAGTGCAACAAGGCCTTCAGGCAGCTGGGCCACCTGAATGACCATGTTCGCATCCACACCGGCGAGAGACCTTTCCAGTGCCACCTCTGTCCCATGAACTTTAGCAGAAAGAACAGACTCGTGAACCACTTGGCAACTCACCGTAGCAAGACTAGTTGA
- the LOC119187263 gene encoding uncharacterized protein LOC119187263 isoform X2 has protein sequence MDPCPELVSVPLHHGQPDPPGPDGGLHLKRCLVSGYTTSFKQRMQCHQRIHTDNSTIAQGNGRTTNIKRVKKTITAEQFIAWSFKEQHY, from the exons AATTGGTTTCCGTGCCACTCCACCATGGCCAACCCGATCCTCCGGGCCCTGACGGAGGCTTGCACCTGAAGCGCTGTCTTGTGAGCGGCTACACCACATCTTTCAAGCAGCGCATGCAGTGCCACCAAAGAATTCACACGG ATAACTCAACAATTGCACAGGGCAATGGAAGGACGACTAACATCAAAAGAGTGAAGAAAACTATTACAGCAGAACAGTTTATTGCTTGGTCTTTTAAAGAACAACACTACTGA